The Mobula birostris isolate sMobBir1 chromosome 1, sMobBir1.hap1, whole genome shotgun sequence genome contains a region encoding:
- the plag1 gene encoding zinc finger protein PLAG1, translating to MATVIPGDLLEVTDTQKVLVGKRKRSETKSRKSFPCQLCGKIFTSVEKLKVHSYSHTGERPYKCSHEDCTKAFVSKYKLLRHMATHSPQKTHKCTYCEKMFHRKDHLKNHLQTHDPNKEAFKCEECGKSYNTKLGYKRHLALHAATSGDLTCKVCLQTFESTGVLLEHLKTHAGKSTSGTKEKKHHCDHCDRSFYTRKDVRRHMVVHTGRKDFLCQYCAQRFGRKDHLTRHMKKSHSQELLKVKTEPADLMDILSSNTSLSLKDELSPVMSVVSSELTTRSFTNTLQMNIYSAHIQTMQTLGATNQMVSSPLPLGMGCPLDIETSIRAPQELSSKYFLGSTSYAIAMPDKGQPLKSEIDSYLMDLHSDLLPSAHDTQSSSSKQGMQSQPGSLGDGCGDVLLSKSPALLSEPLNTSSADFSQLLSFIPLNNSSYNQPVSSGNSGMCYTQEEPHTSLIPLPPQYQDSHETGNSIGLNALHPLSTVFTTSLSTTTLPRFHQAFQ from the exons ATGGCCACTGTCATCCCCGGTGATCTTTTAGAAGTAACAGATACTCAGAAGGTTCTAGTGGGGAAACGTAAACGTAGTGAAACCAAATCCAGAAAATCCTTTCCTTGTCAGTTGTGTGGAAAGATCTTCACTAGTGTTGAGAAATTGAAAGTGCATTCATATTCACATACTGGAGAAAGACCCTACAAGTGTTCACACGAGGACTGTACCAAGGCCTTTGTGTCTAAGTATAAACTACTGAG GCATATGGCCACCCATTCACCTCAGAAGACCCACAAGTGTACTTACTGTGAGAAAATGTTCCATCGTAAAGATCATCTAaagaatcatctgcaaactcatgATCCAAATAAGGAAGCCTTCAAATGTGAGGAATGTGGAAAAAGCTACAATACAAAGCTTGGCTATAAGCGCCATTTAGCGCTGCATGCTGCAACTAGTGGTGACCTTACTTGTAAAGTGTGCTTACAAACATTTGAAAGCACAGGAGTGTTACTAGAGCATCTGAAGACACATGCTGGCAAGTCAACAAGTGgcacaaaggaaaaaaaacatcATTGCGACCATTGTGACCGTTCTTTCTACACTCGTAAAGATGTCCGAAGACACATGGTAGTGCATACAGGAAGGAAAGACTTCCTTTGTCAGTATTGTGCCCAGAGATTTGGGCGGAAGGACCACCTGACCCGCCATATGAAGAAAAGTCACTCTCAGGAACTGCTAAAGGTGAAAACAGAACCAGCAGATCTTATGGATATACTTAGTTCAAATACTTCATTGTCATTAAAAGATGAGCTAAGTCCAGTGATGTCAGTGGTTTCCAGTGAGTTGACAACTAGATCATTTACAAACACTTTACAAATGAATATCTACAGTGCCCATATTCAGACCATGCAAACATTAGGGGCAACAAATCAAATGGTCTCTTCTCCGTTACCGTTAGGAATGGGTTGCCCACTAGATATTGAGACTTCAATTCGCGCTCCTCAAGAACTTTCCTCAAAATATTTTCTTGGTTCTACCTCATATGCCATTGCAATGCCTGATAAAGGACAACCATTAAAAAGTGAAATAGACAGCTACTTAATGGATTTACATAGTGATTTACTCCCCTCTGCCCATGACACTCAATCATCCTCATCAAAGCAAGGCATGCAGTCTCAGCCAGGATCTTTGGGTGATGGATGTGGGGACGTTTTGCTTTCTAAAAGCCCAGCACTCCTCAGTGAACCTCTAAATACATCATCAGCAGACTTTTCTCAGTTATTAAGTTTCATACCTTTAAATAACTCTTCATACAATCAGCCAGTTTCTTCTGGCAATTCTGGTATGTGTTATACCCAAGAGGAGCCTCATACATCCTTAATTCCTCTCCCACCCCAGTACCAGGATTCACATGAAACTGGTAACAGCATTGGTCTCAATGCTCTCCATCCCTTATCTACAGTTTTCACTACTAGTTTAAGCACAACAACCCTGCCACGTTTTCATCAGGCTTTTCAGTAG